CGAACGGGCCGAACGGGTTCGGGATCACGAACTTGCCCAGGCTCACGCCGTCGCGATCGCAGTAGTAGCGGAAGGTCTCGGCGGTCAGCCGCTTGGAGAAGCCGTAGGGGGAGAAGTCGGGCAGGCCCTGCGAGCCGGCCCCTTCGCCCCCCCTCGAAGACCGTGCCGGTGAGGACGACGCGGCGGCCCCCCCCCTGCTTGAGCGCGGCGAGGACGGCCGGGAGGTTCCGCGCGTTGTTGGCGGCGGCGCCCACGGCGTCGAAGTCGGGGCTCTTGTAGTTGGTGACGTCGGCCGCGTGGTGGACAGAGGACGTCGAAGCCGCCGTCGCGGAGGAGGCCGAGGAAGGCGTCGTCGCCGAACGAGGGGCCGAAGGCCGGCGTGCAGCACTCGAGGAGCCGACGGGCCCGCTGGCGGCGGACCTCGTCGGGGTAGCCCTCGGGCTTGCTCCGGAGCACGGCCGTGACCTGGTGGCCGGCGGCCGACAGCTCGCGGACCAGCCCGAATCCGGTGAACGAGCTGGCGCCCGTGAAGAGTATTTTCATGGTGGGATGATCTGATCTAACTTCGTCGTCGTTTCGGGTCAAACCGTGAGGTGCCAGGCGGGGTCGAAGTCGCGCTGGCCGGCGTCCTTGTCGGACAGGACGACCGGCGCGATCGGCCATTCGATGGCGAAACTTCGGATCGTTCCAGCGGACGCCGCGCTCGTGGGCCGGCGAGTAGAACTCGTCGACGAAGTAGAACGCCTCGGTGTCGTCGGCCAGGGTGATGAACCCGTGGCCGAAGCCCTTGGGGACGTACATCATCCGCCGGTTCTCGGCCGACAGCTCGGCGCCGAAGCTCTTGCCGAACGTCGGCGAGTCCTTGCGAAGGTCGAGGATCACGTCGTAGAGCGACCCCCGGATGCAGCGGACCACCTTGGTCTCGGCGGCGGGGGGCGAGCTGGTAGTGCATCCCCCGGAGCGTCCCCTTCTGGGCGCTCAGGGAGTTGTTGATCTGGACGAACCGGTCGACCAGTCCGGCCTTGGCGAACTCCTTCCTCGCAGAAGGCCCGCGCGAAGAAGCCGCGGTCGTCGCCACCGCTTCTCCAGGTCGATCAGGAACGCGCCGGGGATCGGCGTCTCGGTGAAAATCATGGGAGTCCTCTCGTGATGGTCGCGTCGTCGGAACGGCTCAGCTCAGCCCAGGCGGTCCATGCGGCCCTTGAGGGTCCGCAGGCGGACGTAGCGGTCGCCCTCGAAGTCTTCCTTGCTGAAGCCGTGCTCGACCATCTTGCGGTGGAGTTCCTCCATGCCGCTGGCCAGGTTGTACTGGAGCTTGTAGTCGGGGAGGAGCGAGTAGAGGCAGGTCGAAGTTGACGCGGTAGTTGCGGGGGTCGGCGCCGACCTCGCCGGTGTAGGTGATCTTGGCGTCGGGGACGAGCCGCTGGACCTGGTCGCCGACGTCCTTGACCTGGTAGTTCTCGCTGTTGGCGCCGACGTTGATCGCCTTGTCGTGGACGACCTCCTTGGGGGCGTTCGCCAGGGCGATGAAGGTGCGGGCGATGTCGCGGCAATGGATCAGCGGGCGCCAGGGGGAGCCGTCCGACTGGATGCGGATCTCGCCGTAGGAGAGGGCCGAGCCGAGCAGGTTGTTGACGACCAGGTCGATCCGCAGGACCGGCGAATGGCCGTAGGCGGTGGCGTTGCGGAGGTAGGTCGGGCTGAACGAGTCGTCGGCGAGCTTGGAGACTTCCTGCTCGGTCTCGATCTTGGACTGGGCGTAGGCGGTCAGGGGGTTGAGCGGATCGCCTTCGTCGAGGTCGAGCTTCTCGCCCTGGCCGTAGACCGAGCAGCTCCCGGCGAAGAGGTAGCGGGGGACGCCGGCCTCCTTGGCGATCCGGGCGAGCCGGATGGAGGCGTCGCGGTTGATGTCGAACGTGATCTGGGAGTTGAGCGCGCCCATGGGGTCGTTCGAGAGGGCCGCGAGGTGCATCACCGCGTCGCAGCCCTTGAGGTCGACGTGCTCGACCTTGCGGACGTCCTTGACGAGGTCGACGTCGGCCGGGACGATCGGCTCCCACTCGCAGCCCTCGAACAGCCGGACGTCGCAGCCGACGACGGTGTGCCCTTCCTGCTTGAGCAGGTCGACCAGGTGGGATCCGATGAAGCCCCTGTGGCCCGTGACGAAGACTTTCATAATTCTTTGATCAATCTTGGGTTGATGAATGGGTTAGGTCGATCCGGCGGCGCCGCGCCGCGGCGGGGTCAGACGGCCCAGGGGGCCCGGCCCGAATCCCAGAGCTTATTGAGCTGCTCCAGGTCGCGCTGGGTGTCCATGCAGGCCCAGTAGCCGCGATGCCGGAACATGTCGAGCTTGCCGTCCTGCGCGAGCCGGATGAGGGGCTCGCGCTCCAGGATGCAGCCCTCGTCCGGGCTGAGGTAGGAGAGGAACTCGCGCTCGAAGAAGAAGTAGCCGCCGTTGATCCAGCTGTCGACGAACTCGGGCTTCTCGCTGAACTCCTCGACGCGGTCGCCGTCCATCTTCAGCTCGCCGAAGCGGGAGGGGGGATTGACCCCCAGCACGGTGCCCATGTTCCCCCCCTTGAGGTGGAACGCGAACTCGTCGGCGAGGTTGGCGTCGGTCACCCCGTCGCCGTAGGTGACCGCGAACCGCGAGGCGTCGCCCAGGTACTTCTCCGCGGCGCGGGCCACCCGGCCGCCGGTCATGGTCAGCTCGCCGGTGAACGCCAGCGTGACCTCCCAGTCCTGGTCGTGGTCGACCGAGTGGACCGAGACGTTGTTGCTCTTGAGCTCGACGGTGAAGTCGCTGTTCATCGAGGAGTAATTGAGGAAGTATGACTTCACGACCTCGGCCTTGTATCCCAGGCAGAGGATGAACCGCCGGAACCCGTGGTGGGCGTAGGTCCGCATGATGTGCCAGACGATCGGGCGGGACCCGACCGGGACCATGGGCTTGGGACGCAGCTCGGTCTCCTCGCGAAGCCGGGTCCCCAGGCCGCCGCAGAGCACGAAGACGGGCACGTCGGACAGTCGATCTTTCACCGATTCCCCCAGCGAGACGGGGCCTGGGGCGAGCCGGTCGAATCCCCGAGGCCGCTCTTGTCAGGGCGGGGCGCGGAGGATTCAATGGAATTCTCTCCTCGGCCCACGCCGTCCTCCGGCTCAACCTAACCTGTACGGGCCGCCGGGGATCATGCGTCGACGATCCGGGACGACGCGGCCGTGTAATACCATACTAGACCGACGGCCGGTCCGACAATTCCCCTTTCTCTCAAGCGTTAGGCGTGTTCGCATGAAACTGCTCGTGGTGGTTCTCTGCTACAAGGTCCCCGACCTGACGATCGACTGCCTGCGCTCGCTGGAGCCGGAAATCGCCCGGATCCCCGGGGCCCGGGTCGGCGTCTGCGAGAACGGGACCGGGCCTGAAGCGGCCGAGCGGATCCGCCGCGCGATCGACGCGAACGGCTGGGGCTCCTGGGTCGACCTGACCGTCGTCGAGATCAATCGCGGCTTCTGCGGCGGCAACAACCTGGTGATCCGCGAGGCCCTCGCCTCGGACGACCCGCCGGAATACGTGATCCTCCTCAACGCCGACACGATCGTCCACGAAGGCGCGATGGCGTCGCTCGTCGCGTTCATGGACGCCCACCCCCGGGCCGGGATCGCCGGCAGCCGGCTGCTCTCGGCCGAGGGGGAGTTGCAGGCGTCCCCCTTCCGGTTCCAGGGGATCGCCACCGAGTTCGACCGGGGCCTGCGCCTGGGCCTGCTCACCAAGGTCCTCGCCCCGCCGCTCGCGGTCGACCTGGAGGCCCCCAGCCGCGCCGAGTGGGTCTCCGGCGCGAGCATGATCCTCCGCACGTCCATGCTGGAGCGGATCGGTTTGCTCGACGAGGGCCTCTACACCTACTTCGACGACATCGACATGGGCCTGCGGGCGAAGGCCGCCGGCTGGGAGGTCTGGTACGTTCCCGAGAGCCAGGTCATCCACCTGGAAGGGGCGTCCACGGGCGTCGGCGAGGCGACCCCCCAGCGCGTGAAGCGACGGCCCGCCTACTGGTTCCAGGCGCGTCGGCGGTGCTTCCTGAAGAACTACGGCAAGGCGTACACGGCCCTCGCCGACGCGGCGTTCCTCGCCGGGTTCGCCGCCTGGCGGCTGCGGCGGCGGATCCAGCGGCATCCCGACCGCGACCCCGAGCACTTCCTGGCCGACTCGTTCCGCCACAGCGTCTTCCGCACCGGATTCCAGATCCGAGAGGTCGAGAACCCGGCCCTGGCCGGCGCCTCGAAGCCGGAGCCGACCCCCGCGCCCTGACGGGCCGGTCCGGCCCGAGCCCGGTCTGGCGCCCCGTCCGTCGCATCCCCGGGCTTAAACGATCTTCCCTCCTCGCGGGGGAAGGACGTGAGGGGCGGGCTCAGGCCCCGGCCGGGCCGCGATGTTCGATGACGCGGCTGCGGCGGCCCGAGAGTCGGCCCGCCCAGTACCGCGCCACGCCCAGGGCGCCGGGGATCTTGCCGAGGGTCACGAAGCAGGCGTAGGCTCGCGCGTCGGCCGGACGCCAGCCTCGCCGGGATCGGACGCCGCGGTAGACCCTGGCGAAGAGGAGGACGTAGGCGGCGGCGAGGGCCAGGAGGCTCAGCCCCCGCGTCGGCCAGGCGAGGGCCAGGGCCGCCAGGGGGAGGACCATCCCCCAGGCGACGAGGCTCCGGGTCTCGCGGACGTAGTGCCGCTCGGGGGGCGCGCCGTGGAGCGCCGCCCCCTCGGCGAAGGCGTGGCCGGTCCGCACCGAGCGCCGCCACCACTGGCGGAGTCGGGTCATCGCCATGTCGTGGGCGGCCATGTCGGCGTCGATCCGGAAGATCTTCCAGCCGTCGCGACGGAGCCGGACGCAAAGCTCGGGCTCCTCGCCGGCGATCAGCTCGGGGTTGAACCCGCCGACCCGGTCCAGGGCCGCCGTCCGCATCATGGCGATGCCGCCGCAGGCTCGGGCCTCGCCGATCGGGGTGTCCCACTCCAGGTCGGCCAGGCGGTTGTAGACGGATCGCTCGGGGTGGCGCTCGCGGAGCCGACCGCAGACGGCCGCCGTCTCGGGGCGCTCGTCCAGCTCGCGACGGGCGCGGTCGATCCAGCCGTCGGCCAGCTCGCAATCGCCGTCGATGAACTGCACGTACCGGGCGTCCGGGGCGAGTTCGCGCAGTCGTTCGAGCCCGGCGTTCCGCGCCCTGGCGGCGGTGAACGGCGTGGTCAGGTCGAGTTCGACGACCTCCGCCCCCAGGCCCCGGGCCAGCTCGACGCTGCCGTCGCTCGAACCGGAGTCGACGTAAATCAGGACCAGGCCCAGGCCCCCGGCCGAGGCCAGGCAGAGTCGCAGGCGATCCCCCTCGTTCCGACCGATCGCGACCAGGCCGACGTCATCCATTTCGCGAGTCCACCCTCCGGCCCGTCTCGGCGACGCGGACCGCGGCGACTCCGGCGCCGGGTCCGGGGCCCCGGTCGCGGTTTTACTTTAGCAAACCCGCCGCGCCGGGTTCAACGCCGACACAGGCGCCGATCCGGCCCGTATGCGATCAGTCCGGCGATTTCGCCCACGCCCCCACGAACGGCCCGACCCACCGCGATGGGGCCGGATCGGGGGACGTGGCCTGAAATCCACGTGCGCCGATACGAAACGACGAGGGCGGTCAAGTCGTCTTTACCTTCGAGGTCCCCAACCTGTATCCTGCTTGATCTCGACGGCTCCTCGGGGCCTGATGCGCACGGCCTTGGTCCTCCGGGCTTCGCGGCCTCCTCTACGGCCGACACCTGCGCGACGACGCCCCGGCCCTCCCCGAGGGCGCGACGTCTCCCCACCCACTATGGAACTTCATCTCGTCATGCTCGAGACCCAACCGACGTCCGCCTCCCCCCAGCGGTCCTCCGACGAATACGCGGCCGACCTCGACGCCATTTCGGGCGAGGGCTCGGAGCATGAGGTCGTGATCAAGCCCTCCTCGGGCTGGCTCGCCGTCAACTGGGGCGAGATGTTCGAGTACCGCGAGCTGCTCGTCTTCCTCATCTGGCGTGACATCTCGGCGCGATACAAGCAGACGATCCTCGGCGGCGCCTGGGCGATCCTCCAGCCGCTGATCACGATGGTGATCTTCACGTTCATCTCGCGGCTGGCGAAGATCCCGATGCCGAACGACCTGCCGGTCCCGGTCTGCGTCTTCGCGGCCCTGATCCCCTGGACGATGTTCTCGCAGGGGATGCCGGCGGCGGCCGGCAGCCTGATCTCCAACCTGAACATGGTGACGAAGGTCTACTTCCCCAGGCTCTTCCTGCCGACCACCGCCGCGGCGGTCTTCCTGGTCGACGGCCTGCTATCGGTCGGCGTCTACGCGCTGATGCTGCTGTACTACGGGATCACCCCGGCCTGGACGATCGTCTTCCTGCCGTTCTTCTTCCTGCTGACGCTGATGGCCAGCCTCAGCATGGGGGTCTTGCTGGCGGGGCTGACGCTCTTCTATCGCGACTTCAAGCACATCGTGCCGTTCCTCGTGCAGATCATGCTGTACGTGACGCCGATCTTCTACACGATCAACCCCACGGTCCCGGTCAAGTACCGCTGGTTCCTGTCGCTCAACCCGATGTTCGGGATCACCGACGCCTTCCGGGCCTCGGTCCTGGGCCTGCCCATCCAGTGGGACTGCTTCCTGATCTCGACCACCACGGCGATCGCCCTCTTCCTGTTCGCGATCCACTACTTCCGGCGGTCCGAGCGGATGTTCGCCGACTACGTCTGAGGCCCGCGCCCCCCCCTGCCGCCCCACGGGCCCCCATCTCGAATCGACCTCATCCCGGCGGATCTCGAACCATGACTCGACCGATCATCAGCGTCAACAAGATCAGCAAACGGTACATCCTGCGCGGGGCGGGCGAAGGCGGCCGCGGGTCCGACTTCTCGCTCCGCGGCGCCTTCTCCGACTCGTTCTCCGCGGCGGCCGGCCTGCTCCGGGGCAAGCCCCTGCCGAAGCGGCCGATGACCGACTTCTGGGCGCTCCGCGACGCCGATTTCCAGGTGGAGCGCGGCAAGGTCGTCGGCCTGGTCGGCCGCAACGGCGCCGGCAAGTCGACCCTCCTGAAGATCATGAGCCGGATCGTCGAGCCGACCTCCGGGACGATCTCCATGCGGGGCCGGGTCGCCTCGCTGCTGGAGGTCGGGACCGGCTTCCACTTCGACCTCTCGGGCCGCGAGAACATCTACCTCAACGGCGCGATCCTGGGGATGAAGCGGGCCGAGATCGCCCGCAAGTTCGACGAGATCGTGGCCTTCTCCGAGGTCGAGAAGTTCCTCGACACGCCGGTGAAGCGCTACTCCTCCGGCATGTTCGTCCGCCTGGCCTTCGCCGTGGCGGCCCACCTCGAGCCGGAGATCCTGATCATCGACGAGGTCCTCGCGGTCGGCGACTACGCCTTCCAGAAGAAGTGCCTGGGCAAGATGCGCGACGTGGCCACCGGCGAGGGCCGCACCGTGCTCTTCGTCAGCCACAACATGGGCGCCCTGTCCCAGCTCTGCGACGAGGGGGTGATGCTTCAGCAAGGTCGGGTGACGATGACCGGCCCCGTCCAGGAAGTCATCCGTTCGTACATGAAGGCGACCTCCGACCTGGCGGCGGCCGGGACCTCGTTCGAGGAAGACCCGTCGAAGCCCGGCCAGTTCCGCAAGCTGGAGGTCCTCCACGCCGACGGCAGCACCTCGGCCGACTTCAGCTGCGACGAGCCGATCACCCTTCGCATCACCTACGAGGTTCGGCGGCCGGTCCGGCAGAACTACCTGACGTTCTACATCCACAACATGGAAGGGACGCGGGTCCTCCACTCGGACTTCCGGGACCTGGACCTCGGCCACATCGACGCCCTCCAGCGCCCCGGCGTCCACGTCTTCGAGGCCGTCATCCCCGCCCGGCTGCTCGGCTCCTCCGGCTACCAGATCACCCTCGACAGCACCGCCACTTTCATCGGCTGCCTCGACCACCGCGCCGAGTGCTGCGAGATCACCCTCCGCGACCTGACCCTTCGCGACGAGGCCCGCCCGGGCGTGATCGGCGCCCGCATCCCCTGGACCCTCCAGTCGTCCGCCGCCGCCCCCGTCGCCGAGGCCGTCGAGGCCGACGCCGGCCGCTGAGTCCGGCCCCCGAAAAACTGGGCTCGCCACGTTCGCCCGGCCGGGTAGAATCGCCCGGCCGGAAGGCCCCCGCAGGAGCGCGGGGGGTCAGGCGAGGCGAGGCAAGGAGGCCTTCGATGTTCGACAACCGCGTCCTGGTGGTCGGCGACGTCATGCTCGACCGCCACGTGCACGGCCACGTCCGCCGGATCTCGCCCGAGGCCCCGGTCCCGGTCGTGGGCCTGCTCGGCGAGGTCTGCACCCCGGGCGGCGCCGGCAACGTGGCCGCCGGCCTGGCCGGCCTGGGCTGCGACGTGACCCTGGCCGGGCTCGTCGGCGCCGACGCCGAAGGGGAACTCCTCCGCGAGGCCCTCGGCTCCAAGGGGGTGGCGCGGCGCGAGCTGGTGGAACGCCCCGAGCTGATCACCGTCAGCAAAACCCGAATCCTCTCGGAAGCCCATCAGCAGCTCCTGCGACTCGACCGCGACGGCGACCGCGACCGCTTCGCCGCCTTCGATGACGACCTCCTGGCGCGGGTCCTCCCCCTGATCGCCGACCAGACCGCCGTGGTCCTCGCCGATTACGAGAAGGGGGTCGTCACCCCCAAGGTCGCCCGCGCGGTCATCGCCGCCTGCCGGGCCCGCGGCGTCCCCTGCGTCGTCGACCCCAAGAAGGTCGACTTCTCCCCCTACGCCGGCGCCACCGTCGTCACGCCCAACCTGCTGGAAGCCGAGCGCACCGCGGGCCGGCCGCTGACCGACGACGACGAGGCCGGAATCGCCGCCGAGGAGCTTCGCGAGGCGCTGCGCACCGACGCGATGCTGATCACGCGGGGCCCCCAGGGCATGACCCTGGCCCTCCCCGGCGCGGTCCACCACATCGCGTCGCGGACCCGGGACGTCTCCGACGTCACCGGCGCCGGCGACACCGTCGTCGCCGTCCTGGCCGCCTGCCTCGGCGACCACTGGCCGATCGCCGACGCCTGCCGGATCGCCAACACGGCCGCCGGGATCGCCGTCGGCCGCCCGGGCACCTACGTCGTCCAGGCCGGCGAACTCCAGGCCGCCTGGGGGGGCCTCTCTCCCAAGGTGCTCGGCCGCCAGGCCGCCGCCGCCGTGCTCGCGGAGGCCCGCCGCCGGGGCCGCCGGATCGTCTTCACCAACGGCTGTTTCGACATCCTCCACGCCGGCCACCTCGCCTGCCTGGAGGGCGCCAAACGGCTCGGCGACCTGCTCGTCGTCGGCCTCAACTCCGACGCCTCGGTCCGCGGCCTGAAAGGTCCGAGCCGCCCCGTCATCCATCAGGACAACCGCGCCGGGCTGCTCGCCGGCCTCGCCTGCGTCGACGTCGTCGTCGTCTTCGACGAACCCACCCCGGTGGAGCTCATCGAGCTTTTCGAGCCCGACGTCCTCGTGAAGGGCGGCGATTACACGATCGACCAGATCGCCGGGGCCGACATCGTCCTCGAGCGCGGCGGCCGCGTCGTCGCCCTGCCGATGGTCCCCGGCCTGA
This region of Planctomyces sp. SH-PL62 genomic DNA includes:
- a CDS encoding NAD-dependent epimerase/dehydratase family protein, coding for MKVFVTGHRGFIGSHLVDLLKQEGHTVVGCDVRLFEGCEWEPIVPADVDLVKDVRKVEHVDLKGCDAVMHLAALSNDPMGALNSQITFDINRDASIRLARIAKEAGVPRYLFAGSCSVYGQGEKLDLDEGDPLNPLTAYAQSKIETEQEVSKLADDSFSPTYLRNATAYGHSPVLRIDLVVNNLLGSALSYGEIRIQSDGSPWRPLIHCRDIARTFIALANAPKEVVHDKAINVGANSENYQVKDVGDQVQRLVPDAKITYTGEVGADPRNYRVNFDLPLLAPPRLQAPVQPGQRHGGTPPQDGRARLQQGRLRGRPLRPPADPQGPHGPPGLS
- the rfbF gene encoding glucose-1-phosphate cytidylyltransferase: MKDRLSDVPVFVLCGGLGTRLREETELRPKPMVPVGSRPIVWHIMRTYAHHGFRRFILCLGYKAEVVKSYFLNYSSMNSDFTVELKSNNVSVHSVDHDQDWEVTLAFTGELTMTGGRVARAAEKYLGDASRFAVTYGDGVTDANLADEFAFHLKGGNMGTVLGVNPPSRFGELKMDGDRVEEFSEKPEFVDSWINGGYFFFEREFLSYLSPDEGCILEREPLIRLAQDGKLDMFRHRGYWACMDTQRDLEQLNKLWDSGRAPWAV
- a CDS encoding glycosyltransferase family 2 protein, which codes for MKLLVVVLCYKVPDLTIDCLRSLEPEIARIPGARVGVCENGTGPEAAERIRRAIDANGWGSWVDLTVVEINRGFCGGNNLVIREALASDDPPEYVILLNADTIVHEGAMASLVAFMDAHPRAGIAGSRLLSAEGELQASPFRFQGIATEFDRGLRLGLLTKVLAPPLAVDLEAPSRAEWVSGASMILRTSMLERIGLLDEGLYTYFDDIDMGLRAKAAGWEVWYVPESQVIHLEGASTGVGEATPQRVKRRPAYWFQARRRCFLKNYGKAYTALADAAFLAGFAAWRLRRRIQRHPDRDPEHFLADSFRHSVFRTGFQIREVENPALAGASKPEPTPAP
- a CDS encoding glycosyltransferase, which translates into the protein MDDVGLVAIGRNEGDRLRLCLASAGGLGLVLIYVDSGSSDGSVELARGLGAEVVELDLTTPFTAARARNAGLERLRELAPDARYVQFIDGDCELADGWIDRARRELDERPETAAVCGRLRERHPERSVYNRLADLEWDTPIGEARACGGIAMMRTAALDRVGGFNPELIAGEEPELCVRLRRDGWKIFRIDADMAAHDMAMTRLRQWWRRSVRTGHAFAEGAALHGAPPERHYVRETRSLVAWGMVLPLAALALAWPTRGLSLLALAAAYVLLFARVYRGVRSRRGWRPADARAYACFVTLGKIPGALGVARYWAGRLSGRRSRVIEHRGPAGA
- a CDS encoding ABC transporter permease, which encodes MLETQPTSASPQRSSDEYAADLDAISGEGSEHEVVIKPSSGWLAVNWGEMFEYRELLVFLIWRDISARYKQTILGGAWAILQPLITMVIFTFISRLAKIPMPNDLPVPVCVFAALIPWTMFSQGMPAAAGSLISNLNMVTKVYFPRLFLPTTAAAVFLVDGLLSVGVYALMLLYYGITPAWTIVFLPFFFLLTLMASLSMGVLLAGLTLFYRDFKHIVPFLVQIMLYVTPIFYTINPTVPVKYRWFLSLNPMFGITDAFRASVLGLPIQWDCFLISTTTAIALFLFAIHYFRRSERMFADYV
- a CDS encoding ABC transporter ATP-binding protein, coding for MTRPIISVNKISKRYILRGAGEGGRGSDFSLRGAFSDSFSAAAGLLRGKPLPKRPMTDFWALRDADFQVERGKVVGLVGRNGAGKSTLLKIMSRIVEPTSGTISMRGRVASLLEVGTGFHFDLSGRENIYLNGAILGMKRAEIARKFDEIVAFSEVEKFLDTPVKRYSSGMFVRLAFAVAAHLEPEILIIDEVLAVGDYAFQKKCLGKMRDVATGEGRTVLFVSHNMGALSQLCDEGVMLQQGRVTMTGPVQEVIRSYMKATSDLAAAGTSFEEDPSKPGQFRKLEVLHADGSTSADFSCDEPITLRITYEVRRPVRQNYLTFYIHNMEGTRVLHSDFRDLDLGHIDALQRPGVHVFEAVIPARLLGSSGYQITLDSTATFIGCLDHRAECCEITLRDLTLRDEARPGVIGARIPWTLQSSAAAPVAEAVEADAGR
- the rfaE2 gene encoding D-glycero-beta-D-manno-heptose 1-phosphate adenylyltransferase; this encodes MFDNRVLVVGDVMLDRHVHGHVRRISPEAPVPVVGLLGEVCTPGGAGNVAAGLAGLGCDVTLAGLVGADAEGELLREALGSKGVARRELVERPELITVSKTRILSEAHQQLLRLDRDGDRDRFAAFDDDLLARVLPLIADQTAVVLADYEKGVVTPKVARAVIAACRARGVPCVVDPKKVDFSPYAGATVVTPNLLEAERTAGRPLTDDDEAGIAAEELREALRTDAMLITRGPQGMTLALPGAVHHIASRTRDVSDVTGAGDTVVAVLAACLGDHWPIADACRIANTAAGIAVGRPGTYVVQAGELQAAWGGLSPKVLGRQAAAAVLAEARRRGRRIVFTNGCFDILHAGHLACLEGAKRLGDLLVVGLNSDASVRGLKGPSRPVIHQDNRAGLLAGLACVDVVVVFDEPTPVELIELFEPDVLVKGGDYTIDQIAGADIVLERGGRVVALPMVPGLSTTAILDRKAG